From a single Loxodonta africana isolate mLoxAfr1 chromosome 9, mLoxAfr1.hap2, whole genome shotgun sequence genomic region:
- the LOC100660666 gene encoding olfactory receptor 1G1-like produces MSSWGVKRTVHPISMVVVEGSESDQHLQSLVLFKQNSPLISLPYKEIRNRTSISDFFLLSFSKQLKHQSLLFGLFLGMYLITMLGNLLNIFAISSDPHLHTPMYFFLANLSFIDTCFTCTIVPKVLVNIQTQHYTISYTGCLMQMYFFMAFALLDDFLLTVMAYDCYVAICLPLHYTTIMGPKHCLLLMAASWLCSHCLAFSLILLMSQFSFCASHSISHFFCDLPLLKLACSNTHIFQVMMFIETALSGVVPLTCVLTSYVHIIHTIFKVPSAGGKQKVFSTCGSHLTVVTLFYGTVFLVYFQPSSSYSPNTGIVASVIYTIVTPMLNPFIYSLRNKDMKRALWRLLGCGKCSTP; encoded by the exons ATGTCTTCTTGGGGAGTCAAAAGGACAGTGCATCCAATCTCCATGGTAGTAGTGGAAGGGTCTGAGTCTGATCAGCATCTCCAG AGCCTGGTTTTGTTTAAGCAGAATTCTCCTCTGATTTCTCTACCTTACAAGGAAATTAGAAACAGAACCAGCATCTCTGACTTCTTCCTTCTGAGCTTCTCCAAGCAGCTGAAGCATCAGTCTCTCCTGTTTGGGCTCTTCCTGGGCATGTACCTGATCACGATGTTGGGGAACCTTCTCAACATCTTTGCCATCAGTTCTGACCCTcatctccacacccccatgtacttcttcttgGCCAATCTGTCCTTCATTGATACCTGCTTCACCTGCACCATTGTCCCCAAGGTGTTAGTGAACATCCAGACACAGCATTACACCATCTCCTACACTGGGTGCCTGATGCAGATGTACTTCTTCATGGCATTCGCCCTGCTGGATGACTTTCTGTTGACGGTGATGGCATATGactgctatgtggccatttgcctTCCTCTCCACTACACCACAATCATGGGACCGAAACACTGCCTGCTGCTGATGGCTGCATCTTGGCTCTGCTCCCACTGCCTGGCCTTCTCACTTATCCTCCTGATGTCTCAATTCTCCTTCTGTGCCTCCCATTCCATCTCACACTTTTTCTGTGATCTCCCGCTCCTCAAGCTTGCTTGTTCTAACACCCATATCTTTCAGGTTATGATGTTCATTGAAACAGCCCTCTCAGGTGTGGTCCCTCTTACCTGTGTCCTGACATCTTATGTCCACATCATCCACACCATCTTCAAGGTCCCCTCTGCTGGGGGGAAGCAAAAAGTCTTCTCTACCTGTGGCTCTCACCTGACAGTGGTCACTCTCTTCTATGGAACTGTCTTTCTGGTCTATTTTCAGCCATCATCCTCCTACTCACCAAATACTGGAATAGTGGCATCTGTGATATACACAATAGTCAcccccatgttgaatccctttatctacagcctgaggaacaaggaCATGAAGAGGGCTTTATGGAGACTCCTTGGCTGTGGAAAATGCTCTACTCCATAA